In a genomic window of Diorhabda carinulata isolate Delta chromosome 8, icDioCari1.1, whole genome shotgun sequence:
- the LOC130896907 gene encoding ragulator complex protein LAMTOR3-A, whose amino-acid sequence MVDSVIKRFCICHIIKIKIYYFVKKRLLLKMADEARKFLQDMLNRVNGLHCILISDRDGVPMLKVSNDKIPEQITKPNFVSTFGLAIDQGSKLGLGKTETLICTYSQYQVVQMNKLPLIVSFIASDSCNTGHILALEKQIDIIVADLALAVTES is encoded by the coding sequence ATGGTTGACAGTGTTATAAAAAGATTCTGTATTtgtcatattataaaaataaaaatctactaCTTCGTCAAAAAAagattattgttaaaaatggcCGATGAAGCAAGAAAATTTCTCCAAGATATGTTGAATAGAGTAAATGGGCTACATTGTATACTTATTTCTGACAGAGATGGCGTACCAATGTTGAAAGTTTCCAATGATAAAATTCCAGAACAAATAACAAAACCGAATTTTGTTTCCACTTTTGGTTTGGCGATAGACCAAGGAAGTAAATTAGGTTTAGGAAAGACTGAAACATTAATCTGCACTTATTCCCAATACCAGGTTGTACAGATGAACAAATTACCTTTAATAGTATCTTTTATAGCCAGTGATAGTTGTAATACAGGTCATATCTTGgcattagaaaaacaaatagatatAATTGTTGCCGATTTAGCTTTAGCTGTTACAGAATCATAG
- the LOC130897545 gene encoding WD repeat-containing protein CG11141 isoform X1, producing the protein MALSQNSLRPTLREWAPLTELLAKLPTKHQNGLLYQEVKITCIDVLPEFIAVGTNVGIVYWFDRSTKDIQRLRCENNISVTVLKIISTVDYMVACGNTVGNISIFQIPKSCPDNLPESLKPKNKQVERYTVTSLHKSPISAIEWSKNGMKLFSGDKNGCVVLTEIDFYMHICKSYDILNEAYEVVQLSYNKQRLLVSTTYRSIICQKVEKWKVSQVGLKDRKVLGSFGGIIYQYSEKPSDTCLYCTRPGLRLWLADIEGNVEKTLLFKEILTKERPEVPLINPISIHLRRLKPQKEPAFGILLPFNETLLVTYNNDVLYILDPKEMAIISTVSHLRGILNVATHKDEIFILEEDRSIVRISIKPEINCGNTFASTKETFLPLSSLKDLTSKLQSKNIITAMPALVESSFGQDLNIHTDDTLIMNAEEAKESPTASGSSNSHIHRRFEEIGKQEFEDNILYKKSKRKKKRSPMDTSTLSISSNSSEEKESNLTRPTIMNLSTVGVLPDLRSPESIKYDIEYKEKILADVLNLDKIRILDIEDSSGVNNVSDNKFLDDKTCKQHLIDQEYTFKQSSSKIVPKSTSYSKEKDSCTISLTKSEAQSSSESTVTNLHKTPEPTKKVPHDTTLISNVLDPPACMNIPNTWGVSNIRLRDRAINVISDDSLSDWEIV; encoded by the exons atggcATTATCTCAAAATAGTTTACGCCCTACATTAAGAGAATGGGCTCCGTTGACCGAACTGTTAGCAAAATTGCCGACAAAACATCAGAATGGTTTACTTTATCAAGAAGTAAAAATCACCTGTATCGATGTTTTACCCGAGTTCATAGCTGTTGGGACAAATGTTGGAATTGTTTATTGGTTTGATCGAAGCACAAAGGATATACAGAGATTGAGATGTGAA aacaaTATTTCAGTAACTGTCCTAAAAATCATATCTACTGTTGACTACATGGTAGCATGTGGAAATACAGTCGGtaatataagtatttttcaaatacctaAATCATGTCCAGATAATCTACCAGAAAGTTTAAAGCCAAAAAATAAGCAGGTAGAAAGATACACTGTAACGTCATTGCATAAATCTCCTATAAGTGCAATTGAATGGTCTAAGAatggaatgaaattattttctggtGATAAAAATGGTTGCGTGGTATTAACAGAGATAGACTTTTATATG cACATTTGTAAATCATATGATATTTTGAACGAAGCCTATGAAGTAGTTCAATTAAGTTACAATAAGCAACGACTTTTAGTATCAACCACTTACAGAAGtattatttgtcaaaaagtAGAAAAGTGGAAAGTATCACAAGTAGGACTAAAAGATAGAAAAGT ACTTGGTAGTTTTGGAGGTATAATATATCAATACAGTGAAAAACCTTCAGATACTTGTTTGTATTGTACAAGACCAGGATTACGACTTTGGTTAGCAGATATTGAAGGAAATGTAGAGAAAACACTTCTATTCAAG GAAATTTTAACTAAGGAACGTCCAGAAGTGCCATTAATAAACCCAATTTCAATACATTTGAGAAGGTTAAAACCACAAAAGGAACCTGCATTTGGAATTTTGTTACCATTCAATGAAACATTATTAGTCACATATAACAATGATGTTCTATACATATTGGATCCCAAAGAAATGGCCATTATTTCTACAGTTAGTCACTTGAGAgg aatctTGAATGTTGCTACACATAaagatgaaattttcatattggaAGAGGATCGTAGTATAGTGAGGATATCAATTAAACCTGAAATAAATTGTG gAAATACATTCGCATCTACAAAAGAGACATTTCTGCCACTGAGCTCTCTAAAAgatttaacatcaaaattacaatcaaaaaatataatcacaGCAATGCCAGCGTTAGTAGAGAGTTCCTTTGGACAAGATCTAAATATTCACACTGATGACACATTAATAATGAATGCAGAGGAAGCCAAAGAATCTCCAACAGCAAGTGGAAGTTCCAATTCCCATATTCATCGAAGATTTGAAGAAATTGGTAAAcaagaatttgaagataatattttatataaaaaaagtaagcGTAAGAAAAAACGTTCACCCATGGATACCAGTACCTTGAGTATAAGTTCTAATAGTTCAGAAGAAAAGGAATCTAACTTGACCAGACCAACAATCATGAATTTAAGTACTGTAGGTGTTTTGCCTGATTTAAGAAGTCCGGAATctataaaatatgatatcgaatataaagaaaaaatattagcaGATGTATTGAATTTAGATAAAATCAGAATACTGGATATAGAAGATAGTTCTGGTGTAAATAATGTTTCAGACAACAAATTTCTTGATGATAAAACTTGCAAGCAACATTTAATTGATCAAGAATATACTTTTAAGCAAAGCTCTAGTAAAATAGTACCTAAATCAACAtcatattcaaaagaaaaagataGTTGTACCATATCTTTAACTAAATCTGAAGCTCAAAGCAGTTCGGAATCAACTGTAACGAATTTACACAAAACTCCAGAACCTACTAAAAAGGTACCACATGATACAACTTTAATATCAAATGTTTTAGATCCACCAG CTTGCATGAACATCCCAAATACATGGGGAGTAAGCAACATCCGTTTAAGAGATCGAGCGATCAATGTGATATCTGATGATTCTCTAAGTGACTgggaaattgtttaa
- the LOC130897545 gene encoding WD repeat-containing protein CG11141 isoform X2, with translation MALSQNSLRPTLREWAPLTELLAKLPTKHQNGLLYQEVKITCIDVLPEFIAVGTNVGIVYWFDRSTKDIQRLRCENNISVTVLKIISTVDYMVACGNTVGNISIFQIPKSCPDNLPESLKPKNKQVERYTVTSLHKSPISAIEWSKNGMKLFSGDKNGCVVLTEIDFYMHICKSYDILNEAYEVVQLSYNKQRLLVSTTYRSIICQKVEKWKVSQVGLKDRKVLGSFGGIIYQYSEKPSDTCLYCTRPGLRLWLADIEGNVEKTLLFKEILTKERPEVPLINPISIHLRRLKPQKEPAFGILLPFNETLLVTYNNDVLYILDPKEMAIISTVSHLRGILNVATHKDEIFILEEDRSIVRISIKPEINCGNTFASTKETFLPLSSLKDLTSKLQSKNIITAMPALVESSFGQDLNIHTDDTLIMNAEEAKESPTASGSSNSHIHRRFEEIGKQEFEDNILYKKSKRKKKRSPMDTSTLSISSNSSEEKESNLTRPTIMNLSTVGVLPDLRSPESIKYDIEYKEKILADVLNLDKIRILDIEDSSGVNNVSDNKFLDDKTCKQHLIDQEYTFKQSSSKIVPKSTSYSKEKDSCTISLTKSEAQSSSESTVTNLHKTPEPTKKLA, from the exons atggcATTATCTCAAAATAGTTTACGCCCTACATTAAGAGAATGGGCTCCGTTGACCGAACTGTTAGCAAAATTGCCGACAAAACATCAGAATGGTTTACTTTATCAAGAAGTAAAAATCACCTGTATCGATGTTTTACCCGAGTTCATAGCTGTTGGGACAAATGTTGGAATTGTTTATTGGTTTGATCGAAGCACAAAGGATATACAGAGATTGAGATGTGAA aacaaTATTTCAGTAACTGTCCTAAAAATCATATCTACTGTTGACTACATGGTAGCATGTGGAAATACAGTCGGtaatataagtatttttcaaatacctaAATCATGTCCAGATAATCTACCAGAAAGTTTAAAGCCAAAAAATAAGCAGGTAGAAAGATACACTGTAACGTCATTGCATAAATCTCCTATAAGTGCAATTGAATGGTCTAAGAatggaatgaaattattttctggtGATAAAAATGGTTGCGTGGTATTAACAGAGATAGACTTTTATATG cACATTTGTAAATCATATGATATTTTGAACGAAGCCTATGAAGTAGTTCAATTAAGTTACAATAAGCAACGACTTTTAGTATCAACCACTTACAGAAGtattatttgtcaaaaagtAGAAAAGTGGAAAGTATCACAAGTAGGACTAAAAGATAGAAAAGT ACTTGGTAGTTTTGGAGGTATAATATATCAATACAGTGAAAAACCTTCAGATACTTGTTTGTATTGTACAAGACCAGGATTACGACTTTGGTTAGCAGATATTGAAGGAAATGTAGAGAAAACACTTCTATTCAAG GAAATTTTAACTAAGGAACGTCCAGAAGTGCCATTAATAAACCCAATTTCAATACATTTGAGAAGGTTAAAACCACAAAAGGAACCTGCATTTGGAATTTTGTTACCATTCAATGAAACATTATTAGTCACATATAACAATGATGTTCTATACATATTGGATCCCAAAGAAATGGCCATTATTTCTACAGTTAGTCACTTGAGAgg aatctTGAATGTTGCTACACATAaagatgaaattttcatattggaAGAGGATCGTAGTATAGTGAGGATATCAATTAAACCTGAAATAAATTGTG gAAATACATTCGCATCTACAAAAGAGACATTTCTGCCACTGAGCTCTCTAAAAgatttaacatcaaaattacaatcaaaaaatataatcacaGCAATGCCAGCGTTAGTAGAGAGTTCCTTTGGACAAGATCTAAATATTCACACTGATGACACATTAATAATGAATGCAGAGGAAGCCAAAGAATCTCCAACAGCAAGTGGAAGTTCCAATTCCCATATTCATCGAAGATTTGAAGAAATTGGTAAAcaagaatttgaagataatattttatataaaaaaagtaagcGTAAGAAAAAACGTTCACCCATGGATACCAGTACCTTGAGTATAAGTTCTAATAGTTCAGAAGAAAAGGAATCTAACTTGACCAGACCAACAATCATGAATTTAAGTACTGTAGGTGTTTTGCCTGATTTAAGAAGTCCGGAATctataaaatatgatatcgaatataaagaaaaaatattagcaGATGTATTGAATTTAGATAAAATCAGAATACTGGATATAGAAGATAGTTCTGGTGTAAATAATGTTTCAGACAACAAATTTCTTGATGATAAAACTTGCAAGCAACATTTAATTGATCAAGAATATACTTTTAAGCAAAGCTCTAGTAAAATAGTACCTAAATCAACAtcatattcaaaagaaaaagataGTTGTACCATATCTTTAACTAAATCTGAAGCTCAAAGCAGTTCGGAATCAACTGTAACGAATTTACACAAAACTCCAGAACCTACTAAAAAG CTTGCATGA
- the LOC130897546 gene encoding tRNA (guanine-N(7)-)-methyltransferase non-catalytic subunit wuho: MVLLKKKGPEMYITYADNVIQYRYDISTDLHLKIPKPIIPKNLRDDQIKVLEREERNIISLEFSKTEDYILISTENKQILVYDKKFNIVKTFIVNRAPSIARFTPSDDILVADKTGDVYLYKLHDEKLEPILLLGHLSVILDIAISDCGKYLITSDRDEKIRVSHFPNCYNIASYCLGHTEFVNRLKILKDILISSSGDGTIRFWDFVRGKQLSLIDTNSFIQNENLLQNFSEEMIKEKVEIFALPIIDMQIYFDKIVYLAVSIYRYEFIQLYTVDISNFNSSLVSTLKVDIPFSFCLCNKLFVLSNKFSEYTLVNNVFEESNEPWLITLYDKYKDIIKFFNINDVSVLYKRKYDNVQDYMERKKQRL; the protein is encoded by the coding sequence ATggttttattgaagaaaaaaggaCCTGAAATGTATATTACTTACGCTGATAACGTTATTCAATATAGATATGATATTTCAACGGATCTACATCTGAAAATTCCAAAACCAATTATACCTAAAAATTTGAGAGATGACCAAATCAAGGTTCTAGAACGGgaagaaagaaatataatatcattagaattttcaaaaacagaggactacattttaatttcaacagaaaataaacaaattttagtaTACGACAAGAAGTTTAACATAGTCAAGACATTTATAGTGAATCGTGCACCTAGTATAGCACGCTTCACGCCTTCCGACGATATTTTAGTAGCAGATAAAACGGGTGatgtatatttatacaaacTTCACGATGAGAAACTGGAACCTATCCTACTTCTTGGACATTTAAGTGTAATTTTAGATATAGCTATAAGTGACTGTGGAAAGTATTTAATAACTAGTGATAGAGATGAGAAGATCAGAGTATCACACTTTCCAAACTGTTATAATATCGCTAGTTATTGTTTAGGCCATACAGAGTTTGTGAATaggttgaaaatattgaaagatatATTAATATCTTCTTCAGGAGATGGTACTATCAGATTTTGGGATTTTGTTAGAGGCAAACAGTTAAGTTTAATTGACACTAATTCTTTTATTCAAAACGAAAATTTACTGCAAAACTTTTCTGAAGAAATGattaaagaaaaagttgaaatatttgcATTACCTATAATAGAtatgcaaatatattttgataaaattgtttatttagcAGTTTCAATTTATAGATATGAATTTATTCAGCTATACACTGtagatatttccaattttaattcAAGTTTGGTATCGACTTTGAAAGTGGATATTCcatttagtttttgtttatgtAACAAACTTTTTGTGTTAAGTAATAAGTTTAGCGAGTACACACTtgtaaataatgtttttgaGGAAAGCAATGAACCATGGCTTATTACTTTGTATGATAAGTATAaggatataataaaattttttaatattaacgaTGTGTCAGTACtctacaaaagaaaatatgataatgTACAAGATTatatggaaagaaaaaaacaaagattgtaa
- the LOC130896906 gene encoding vacuolar protein sorting-associated protein 26C isoform X2, producing the protein MSINIEIYLKRADKIYTEGENLTGVISLSTNSDFKHEGISLTMEGSVNLQISSKNVGILEAFYNSVKPIQLLGIACEVCGPGKLPSGVTEIPFEIPLKPKPNRILYETYHGVYVNIGYTIKCDIKRSFLSKDLQKTQQFLVQYKPGYNACPQLPLKDKKTPLNFELSPATLTSGRSGAPNFLLRGHVESVCCNIAKPLKGKIILVKCAVPVKSIELQLVRVETCGCAEGYAKEATEIQNIQIGDGDVPHNIPIPIYMVFPRLFTCPTLITTNFKLEFEINLVIVFHDDHLITNNFPIILVRE; encoded by the exons atgtcaataaatatagaaatatatctGAAAAGGGCCGATAAAATATATACCGAGGGa gaaaaCTTAACGGGTGTGATATCTTTGTCAACAAATTCGGACTTCAAACATGAAGGAATATCTTTAACTATGGAAGGATcagtaaatttacaaattagttctaaaaacgTAGGGATACTAGAAGCTTTTTATAATTCTGTAAAG cCTATTCAATTACTAGGGATAGCATGTGAAGTATGTGGTCCAGGCAAACTACCTTCTGGGGTTACAGAAATACCTTTTGAAATTCCTTTAAAGCCCAAACCCAACAGAATTCTATATGAAACATATCATGGTGTTTATGTAAATATTGGTTATACCATCAAGTGTGATATTAAAagatcatttttatcaaaagatttACAAAAGACTCAACAGTTTTTAGTACAGTACAAACCTGGATACAATGCTTGTCCTCAGTTACCTCTCAAAGATAAAAAGACTCCTTTGAATTTTGAGTTGAGTCCTGCAACTTTAACTAGTGGAAGATCAG GAGccccaaattttttattaagaggACATGTTGAGTCTGTTTGCTGTAATATTGCCAAACCTTTGaagggaaaaataattttagttaaatGTGCTGTCCCAGTAAAATCAATAGAATTACAATTAGTAAGAGTAGAAACTTGTGGGTGTGCAGAAGGATATGCAAAAGAAG ctaCCGagattcaaaatatacaaataggAGATGGAGATGTTCCCCACAACATTCCTATACCAATTTATATGGTTTTTCCAAGACTGTTCACATGCCCGACTCTAATAACTACAAACTTCAAATTag aatttgaaattaatttagtCATAGTTTTCCATGATGATCATCTGATAACAAATAACTTTCCTATAATTCTGGTAAGGGAATAA
- the LOC130896906 gene encoding vacuolar protein sorting-associated protein 26C isoform X3, with amino-acid sequence MEGSVNLQISSKNVGILEAFYNSVKPIQLLGIACEVCGPGKLPSGVTEIPFEIPLKPKPNRILYETYHGVYVNIGYTIKCDIKRSFLSKDLQKTQQFLVQYKPGYNACPQLPLKDKKTPLNFELSPATLTSGRSGAPNFLLRGHVESVCCNIAKPLKGKIILVKCAVPVKSIELQLVRVETCGCAEGYAKEATEIQNIQIGDGDVPHNIPIPIYMVFPRLFTCPTLITTNFKLGIFYLKNIIHTYFKNHELVFVDLCFVYYQYLI; translated from the exons ATGGAAGGATcagtaaatttacaaattagttctaaaaacgTAGGGATACTAGAAGCTTTTTATAATTCTGTAAAG cCTATTCAATTACTAGGGATAGCATGTGAAGTATGTGGTCCAGGCAAACTACCTTCTGGGGTTACAGAAATACCTTTTGAAATTCCTTTAAAGCCCAAACCCAACAGAATTCTATATGAAACATATCATGGTGTTTATGTAAATATTGGTTATACCATCAAGTGTGATATTAAAagatcatttttatcaaaagatttACAAAAGACTCAACAGTTTTTAGTACAGTACAAACCTGGATACAATGCTTGTCCTCAGTTACCTCTCAAAGATAAAAAGACTCCTTTGAATTTTGAGTTGAGTCCTGCAACTTTAACTAGTGGAAGATCAG GAGccccaaattttttattaagaggACATGTTGAGTCTGTTTGCTGTAATATTGCCAAACCTTTGaagggaaaaataattttagttaaatGTGCTGTCCCAGTAAAATCAATAGAATTACAATTAGTAAGAGTAGAAACTTGTGGGTGTGCAGAAGGATATGCAAAAGAAG ctaCCGagattcaaaatatacaaataggAGATGGAGATGTTCCCCACAACATTCCTATACCAATTTATATGGTTTTTCCAAGACTGTTCACATGCCCGACTCTAATAACTACAAACTTCAAATTaggtatattttatttgaaaaatattatacacacatattttaaaaaccatGAGTTAGTGTTTGTGGatttatgttttgtttattatcaatatcTCATTTAA
- the LOC130896906 gene encoding vacuolar protein sorting-associated protein 26C isoform X1 has product MSINIEIYLKRADKIYTEGENLTGVISLSTNSDFKHEGISLTMEGSVNLQISSKNVGILEAFYNSVKPIQLLGIACEVCGPGKLPSGVTEIPFEIPLKPKPNRILYETYHGVYVNIGYTIKCDIKRSFLSKDLQKTQQFLVQYKPGYNACPQLPLKDKKTPLNFELSPATLTSGRSGAPNFLLRGHVESVCCNIAKPLKGKIILVKCAVPVKSIELQLVRVETCGCAEGYAKEATEIQNIQIGDGDVPHNIPIPIYMVFPRLFTCPTLITTNFKLGIFYLKNIIHTYFKNHELVFVDLCFVYYQYLI; this is encoded by the exons atgtcaataaatatagaaatatatctGAAAAGGGCCGATAAAATATATACCGAGGGa gaaaaCTTAACGGGTGTGATATCTTTGTCAACAAATTCGGACTTCAAACATGAAGGAATATCTTTAACTATGGAAGGATcagtaaatttacaaattagttctaaaaacgTAGGGATACTAGAAGCTTTTTATAATTCTGTAAAG cCTATTCAATTACTAGGGATAGCATGTGAAGTATGTGGTCCAGGCAAACTACCTTCTGGGGTTACAGAAATACCTTTTGAAATTCCTTTAAAGCCCAAACCCAACAGAATTCTATATGAAACATATCATGGTGTTTATGTAAATATTGGTTATACCATCAAGTGTGATATTAAAagatcatttttatcaaaagatttACAAAAGACTCAACAGTTTTTAGTACAGTACAAACCTGGATACAATGCTTGTCCTCAGTTACCTCTCAAAGATAAAAAGACTCCTTTGAATTTTGAGTTGAGTCCTGCAACTTTAACTAGTGGAAGATCAG GAGccccaaattttttattaagaggACATGTTGAGTCTGTTTGCTGTAATATTGCCAAACCTTTGaagggaaaaataattttagttaaatGTGCTGTCCCAGTAAAATCAATAGAATTACAATTAGTAAGAGTAGAAACTTGTGGGTGTGCAGAAGGATATGCAAAAGAAG ctaCCGagattcaaaatatacaaataggAGATGGAGATGTTCCCCACAACATTCCTATACCAATTTATATGGTTTTTCCAAGACTGTTCACATGCCCGACTCTAATAACTACAAACTTCAAATTaggtatattttatttgaaaaatattatacacacatattttaaaaaccatGAGTTAGTGTTTGTGGatttatgttttgtttattatcaatatcTCATTTAA